The stretch of DNA TTGAACTTGGCGTAGTTGCGGGCCAGATCCTCAAGCTCAGTTGGGCACACGAAGGTGAAATCAGCTGGGTAGAAGAAGAACAGGGACCAGTGGCCGAGTACATCAGCCTTGGTCACCTCATGGAACTCGTTGTTCTGGAACGCGTTCACCTTAAAATCGGTCAGTTCATGCTGTAGAAGAGTCATCATCGGTCCTTTCGCTGATTGTCAATCATCAGGCTCCTGCCGTTCTCCATCGTAACGTGATTCTCTGGAACCCGCGCGGGCGTAACGCGTGAGCCTCATCACATCATTACTAACAGTCACGCTGACGGACCATGCGATGCGAGGGTGTTGTGGAATAAAAGCCTCCCGCGCGCCGCGGGAAACAAGAACCAAAAGACGAACAAGAAAAGGGTTCCCGGAATGTCACGCTCGGAAAGCCCCGGGGAACCGGGAGGCAAAACAAGAAAAGGGGGTTCCCGGAGCCTTACGCCCAAGGGAACCCCGTGCGAATAAAAGAAGAGGATCCTCCGGGAACCCCGCCACGGGGCTCGACCGGAGGATCCTCCGACGTTGAATGCGGCGGCGTGCTACTCTCCCACACCCTCTCGAGTGCAGTACCATCGCCGCGACCAGGCCTTAGCTTCCGGGTTCGGAAAGGGACCGGGCGTCTCACCTGGGCCATGACCACCGCAAAACCAAACACAACGGCCAACCACAAGGATCGGCCGGCAAACGGAACCAACCACGATTCCGATCGTGGCGGTCCGGGAACCGGACAACGGACGCGAACAAAACGCCTTACCAACATCATCATTGTGACCACAAGAAACAGCGTTCCCTGCCATCCAACGAGAAAAACCACCACAGGACGAGACCCAACCCACAAGGGTTGGAAAGTGTGCCGCGTTCGCCCGTTAGTACCGGTCGGCTCCACCCCTCGCAGGGCTTCCACCTCCGGCCTATCGAACACGTGTTCCACATGCGGGCTACAGACGCTCCGAAAAGCGTCAAGGAATCCTAATCTTGGAGCAGGCTTCCCGCTTAGATGCTTTCAGCGGTTATCCCTCCCGAACGTAGCCAACCGGCCATGCCGCTGGCGCGACAACCGGCATACCAGAGGTCCGTCCACCCAGGTCCTCTCGTACTATGGGCAGGCCTCCTCAGGATTCCAACGAGCGCAGAGGATAGAGACCAAACTGTCTCACGACGTTCTGAACCCAGCTCGCGTGCCGCTTTAATCGGCGAACAGCCGAACCCTTGGGACCTGCTCCAGCCCCAGGATGCGACGAGCCGACATCGAGGTGCCAAACCATCCCGTCGATATGGACTCTTGGGAATGATCAGCCTGTTATCCCCGGGGTACCTTTTATCCGTTGAGCGATGCCGCGCCCGTGCGCCGGCACCGGATCACTATCTCCGACTTTCGTCCCTGCCCGAACCGTCGTTCTCGCAGTCAAGCCCGCTTGTGCGATTACACTCGAAACCCGATTGCCAACCGGGCTGAGCGGACCTTTGAGCGCCTCCGTTACTCTTTGGGAGGCAACCGCCCCAGTTAAACTACCCGCCAGGCACTGTCCCTGAACAGGATCACTGTTCGAGGTGAGACGTCAAACGAGAACAGAGCGGTATTTCACCTTGCGGCTCCACACGGGCTGGCGCCCGCGCTTCGAAGCCTCCCGCCTATGCTACACAATCCGCGCCTAACGCCAATACCAAGGTATAGTAAAGGTCCCGGGGTCTTTTCGTCCTTCTGCGCTTAACGAGCATCTTTACTCGTACTGCAATTTCGCCGAGCTCCTGGTCGAGACAGTGGGGAAGTCGTTACGCCATTCGTGCAGGTCGGAACTTACCCGACAAGGAATTTCGCTACCTTAGGATGGTTATAGTTACCACCGCCGTTTACCGGGGCTTGAATTCACCGCTTCACCACAAAGGCTGACGGATCCTCTTAACCTTCCGGCACCGGGCAGGCGTCAGTGCATATACAGCGGCTTGCGCCTTCGCATGCACCTGTGTTTTTGGTAAACAGTCGCTACCCCCTGGTCTGTGCCACCCCCAAACGCTCCGAGGGCAAGCCTCTTCACGTCCGGGGGTCTCCCTTATACCGAAGGCACGGGAGTGATTTGCCGAGTTCCTTGACCAGGATTCGCTCGATCGCCTTGGTATTCTCTACCTGACCACCAGTGTCGGTTTGGGGTACGGGCGGCAACGCCCCTCGCGCCGAGGCTTTTCTCGACGGCCTGGACCACCGGATATCGCGTCCGAAAGGACGCCCATCATCGCACCTCACCCTGCATGTCCCACGGATTTGCCTATGGGACGGGCTGCGTGCTTGACCACGGAAAACCACCTCCGCGGCCGGCTCCCATTCCGTGTCACCCCTGTGCGCTAACCTACCAGGACTACGCTCCCAACAGCCGCGAGCCCCGAACCCCGAAGGGAACGACGCCACGCGACCGGAGGTTAGTACTCATCCGTTCAGTTCGGACGGTTCGCTGCCGGTACGGGAATATCCACCCGTTCATCCATTCGACTACGCCTGTCGGCCTCGCCTTAGGACCCGACTCACCCGGGGACGACGAACGTGGCCCCGGAACCCTTGGTCATCCAGCGGACGGGATCCTCACCCGTCTCTCGCTACTCATGTCTGCATTCTCGCTCCCCCGAAGTCCACGGCCGGCTTGCGCCGCCGCTTCGCCCCTCGGGGGACGCTCTCCTACCCAACGGTCGAAAAGACCGTTGCCGCGTCTTCGGTGGTGTGCTTGAGCCCCGCTACATTGTCGGCGCGGAACCACTAGACCAGTGAGCTGTTACGCACTCTTTCAAGGATGGCTGCTTCTGAGCCAACCTCCTGGCTGTCTATGCGACTCCACATCCTTTCCCACTTAGCACACGCTTCGGGACCTTAGACGACGATCTGGGCTGTCTCCCTCTCGACGACGGAGCTTATCCCCCGCCGACTCACTGCCGGAATACACATCCACGGTATTCGGAGTTTGGCTGCTATTGGTACCCCACACGGGCCCGCAAGCATCCAGTAGCTCTACCCCCGCGATGCAATCAACCGACGCTGCACCTAAATGCATTTCGGAGAGAACCAGCTATCACGGAATTTGATTGGCCTTTCACCCCTAGCCCCAGGTCATCCCCCCGGTTTTCAACCCAGGTGGGTTCGGTCCTCCACGCGGTCTTACCCGCGCTTCAACCTGCCCAGGGCTAGATCATCCCGCTTCGGGTCCAGGGCACGCGACTCAAAACGCCTTTTGAGACTCGCCTTCGCTACGGCTCCCCCACGACGGGTTAGCCTCGCCACGCACCACTGACTCGCAGACTCATTTTTCGATAGGCACGCCGTCACCCCACCAGGGAGGCTCCGACGGATTGTAGGCGCACGGTTTCAGGAACTCTTTCACTCCCCTCCCGGGGTGCTTTTCACCTTTCCCTCACGGTACTGGTACGCTATCGGTCAGACAGGTATGCTTAGACTTACCCCACGGTCGGGGCCGATTCACACGGGATTCCACGAGGCCCGCGCTACTTGGGACGCATGATCGGAAGACGGCAAGCTTCCAGGTACGGGGCTGGCACCCTCTGCGGCCAGGCCTTCAAGCCTGTTCCCCTGGCAAGCCGTTTTATGACTCCCGCCCGGTCCGTCGGAACCGGGACACACGCTCCCACAACACCACGGACGCAACCCCCGACGGGTATCACGCGCCCATGGTTTGGTCTGATCCGCTTTCGCTCGCCACTACTCACGGAGTATCCCTTCCTGCAGGTACTGAGATGTTTCACTTCCCTGCGTACCCCCGGAACAACAAGGTTCCGTGCCGGCCCATGACGGCCGGCGGGTTGCCCCATTCGGAAATCCTCGGATCGAAGCCATGTTGGAGGCTCCCCGAGGCTTATCGCATCCTCAAACGTCCTTCATCGGTACTGTCTGCCAAGGCATCCACCATACGCCCTTCAGGGCGGCACACGCCCCGAAAAACCTGATAATAGCTTTTCTACGCCAGACGACAGATCATCACACTGTAAAAAATGATCACAAAACGATCGATCTCGAAACCAGACTCCAAAAAAAGAGCCTGGCGAAATCGCGATAAAGCAAGCAGGACAACAATCCTGCATTGCTCGCGTCCACTATCCAGTTCTCAAACCACCACGCGCCCCGACAAGACCCGGCCCGCGGCCCACAGACCCACGGCGTCCCGCCAGGGGCATCCGGAAAACCGCACGCGACCAAACGTCGCGGGTGGCGGTCCGGGAACCCAAAAGCATACCCATACCACTCCCCGCAGGCCCCCAACGGAACCCGCGAAGCCCACGATCTCTTCCACACCAGCACGCCCACACCCTCCGAAGACTCTCTCCGGCATGCGGGCCACACTACGGACGCCGACCGGCGTCCTGAAAAACTCCGTAGAAAGGAGGTGATCCAGCCGCACCTTCCGGTACGGCTACCTTGTTACGACTTAGTCCCAATCACGAGTCTCACCTTAGACGGCTCCATCCCACAAGGGGTTAGGCCACCGGCTTCGGGTGCTACCCACTTTCATGACTTGACGGGCGGTGTGTACAAGGCCCGGGAACGCATTCACCGCGGCGTTGCTGATCCGCGATTACTAGCGACTCCGCCTTCATGGAGTCGGGTTGCAGACTCCAATCCGAACTGAGACCGGTTTTCAGGGATCCGCTCCACGTCGCCGTGTCGCATCCCGTTGTACCGGCCATTGTAGCATGCGTGAAGCCCTGGACGTAAGGGGCATGATGATCTGACGTCATCCCCACCTTCCTCCGAGTTGACCCCGGCGGTCCCCCGTGAGTTCCCACCATCATGTGCTGGCAACACAGGGCGAGGGTTGCGCTCGTTGCGGGACTTAACCCAACATCTCACGACACGAGCTGACGACGACCATGCACCACCTGTGAACCCGCCCCGAAGGGAAGCCCCATCTCTGGAGCGGTCGGGAACATGTCAAGCCCAGGTAAGGTTCTTCGCGTTGCATCGAATTAATCCGCATGCTCCGCCGCTTGTGCGGGCCCCCGTCAATTTCTTTGAGTTTTAGCCTTGCGGCCGTACTCCCCAGGCGGGATGCTTAACGCGTTAGCTCCGACACGGAACCCGTGGAACGGGCCCCACATCCAGCATCCACCGTTTACGGCGTGGACTACCAGGGTATCTAATCCTGTTCGCTCCCCACGCTTTCGCTCCTCAGCGTCAGTAACGGCCCAGAGACCTGCCTTCGCCATTGGTGTTCTTCCCGATATCTACACATTCCACCGTTACACCGGGAATTCCAGTCTCCCCTACCGCACTCAAGCCCGCCCGTACCCGGCGCGGATCCACCGTTAAGCGATGGACTTTCACACCGGACGCGACGAACCGCCTACGAGCCCTTTACGCCCAATAATTCCGGATAACGCTTGCACCCTACGTATTACCGCGGCTGCTGGCACGTAGTTAGCCGGTGCTTATTCGAAAGGTACACTCACCCGAAGGCTTGCTCCCGATCAAAAGCGGTTTACAACCCGAAGGCCGTCATCCCGCACGCGGCGTCGCTGCATCAGGCTTGCGCCCATTGTGCAATATTCCCCACTGCTGCCTCCCGTAGGAGTCTGGGCCGTATCTCAGTCCCAATGTGGCCGGTCGCCCTCTCAGGCCGGCTACCCGTCGTAGGCTCGGTGGGCCGTTACCCCGCCGACTACCTGATAGGACGCGACCCCATCCCATACCGATAGAATCTTTCCCAGCCCACCATGCGGAAGGCTGGAGCATCCGGCATTACCACCCGTTTCCAGGAGCTATTCCGGTGTATGGGGCAGGTCGGTCACGCATTACTCACCCGTTCGCCACTCTCACCACCAAGCAAAGCCTGATGGATCCCGTTCGACTTGCATGTGTTAAGCACGCCGCCAGCGTTCATCCTGAGCCAGAATCGAACCCTCCACAAAAAACCTTTGCAGAAAGCCAACATGTGACCCTCAAAAAAAAGAAACCGACATCCGTTTATCAGGAAAACGGACTGTCCGCAAAAACCCCGTCCCGTTTGACCGGCCTCCCGGCACCCACACGCCAAACGCGCGGGCCGTAAGACGGACTGGCAATCATTGACTATAAAGAAGTAGTACAAATACGCTCTTGAGTTCTCAAACCACCACCACTCACCCACCTCACGGAACCCCGACCGGGGAACCACTCGCCGAGCGGCAGCGAAGAGTCAATCTACACGAAACCGACGATCCACGCAACCCGGGCATGCGAAAACCGTCGGGAAACGTTGGAAACACAACGATTCCTCGGCGTGTCGAAAACGGCCTCCGAACGGCCGCACGGCCAGTCTAGAACACGAAAACAACGACCACATGAACCAAAAACAAACACCAAACGGCGTGTCGTCGCCGCAACACCGCATACACAACCGACTCATCAGCCAACCAGCCATGTATTGGCCGAGAAAAATCCCAGACAAAACAGAACGATAAGGAAACAGGAGAAGACGAAAACAAGCAAACACAACCAGGCCACGCAACGCATGCCCGGATTCAATCTCACATAGCAAAGTTTGATTCCAAAAAACGGAGATACAGCAAAGACCTATATAAACCTGACTGTGGTTGCTCTGAAATACGGCGAGGGCCGCCGACTGGGGTGAGTCGACGGCCCCTGCTGCTGTTCAGTTGTCATTCAATTATTGATTGATCCATGAAAAGGAAGCCATATCAGGCGGAGATTTCAGCCTTAGCCTTCTTGTGATCCATGTAGCGCTTGATAGTCAGAGCCTCAAGTGCAATCACCAGAACAGCGGTCACGCCCCAAGCCACGTACATGGCAGTCTTCCAGATCGGGGTATCGACCTTCGGCTCACCATCTGCATACTGCCAGCTGTTGGCGGCGGTGTACAGAATGTTGTGAGCAGCGGTACGCATGGCCTTCACGGAGGTTGCGGACTTGTCGGTGATGTGGTTGGTGATCTTGGTGGTGGCCAGCATGGAATCGTTACCGTTACGAATCTCCTGATCGGCATTCTGGTAGCCGTAGCCGCCGAAATAATCGGTCAGGACGAAGCCCTTGAAGCCCCACTCGTCACGGAGCACGGTGTTCAGCAGGTTGTTAGAAGCGCCGGCATAGGTGTAACCGATGTAGTTGAAGGAGCTCATCACGGCCTGTGCGCCGCCTTCTTTCACGCTCATCTCGAACGGCTTGAGGTAGATCTCGCGGATGGCCTGCTCGTCCGCCCAGGTGCACACCATGTTGGTACGGTTGGTTTCCTGATCGTTCAGAGCGAAGTGCTTCATGAAGGAATACACGCCCTTCTCCTTGGCGCCGGCGATCTCGTTGGATGCCATAACACCGGAGAGCAAGGAGTCCTCGGAGAAGTACTCGAAGGTACGGCCAGAGAATGCGCCACGGTGGATGTTCATAGCCGGAGCGTACCAACCAGCAACATGCATGTCGTGAGCCATATCGCCGATCATCTCGCCGAACTGCTTGGCTAGATCCTTGTTCCAAGTGCAGGCGAATGCGGTGGAAGCCGGGAAGCCGATGGAGCCAACGCCGGTGAAGTTGTTGTTCAGCGAGGCCGGGCCGTCAGCATCGGTGAGCTGGATCTTGCCGACGGAGGAAACGGCCGGGGTACCGTAGCCACCGTTGGCGATGAGGTTGTCCATATCATCGAAGGTCAGCTGGTCAAGCAGCTTCTCCCAATCAGCATCGTCGTAATCCTTGCCGTACATGTCAGCCAAGCGGAGATCATTCTTGGCACCGGTGGTCGGCATTTCGTCGGAATCATCGTCATACTTGGTCGGATCATAGTTGCCATTGTTGGTGAAAGCAGCCTTGACTTCGTCGCTCATGGAGAAGTTGGTCGGGGCTGCGGTGGCTTCAGCGTAGTTCGCGAAGTGGTTGGCACGGGACAGATAAGTCACATCGCCAGCGGCATAGTCGAACTGGTTGGTGGCCACGGTCTGATCATCGTTGTGGATGTTCGACTCGGAATCGTAGGTGATGGTGTCAGCAACGTTGATCTTCTCGGAATCGATCACATGATGGGAATCGGACTGGATGGAGATGGTGTAATCGCCCTTCTCCAGCACCCAAGCCTTGGCACCCTTGTTGTCATAGGAAGCCATATCGTCATCATCGAACTCGATCTTCACAGTCTCAGAGGCGCCCGGCTCAAGCTTCTCAGTCTTCTCGAAAGCGACGAGGTTCTTGGAAGCCTTCTCGATATCTCCATTGGTGTACGGCGGGTTGTAGTAGACCTCAACAACGTCCTTGCCGGCGGTGTCGCCAGTGTTGGTGACGGTCACATCAAACGTGACCTTGCCATCCTTGTAGGAAACGTCACCCATCTTCTGCTCGAAACTGGTGTAAGACAAGCCGTAACCGAATGGATAGATGACGGTGTCATCGTAGTTGATCAGACCTTCATCGGCTGCAGTCTCATAAAACTTGTAGCCCACATAAATACCTTCGACATAGTTGACGAAGGACGGAAGCACGGTATTTTCCTGACCGGTGAAGCCGGTGTACTTAGCAGCCAAATCGTCGACATTATCGTAGACGAATGCACCATCGGCACCAACGGAAGATGAGCTGGCAGCAGCAGCGCCATCAGTGTTGTTGAACACTGGGGTCTTGGTCAGATTCTTGACGAACGTGTCGGAAGTCTTGCCGGACGGGTTGGTTTCGCCAGCGAGCACGTCACCGAGTGCGGAGAAACCGGTCTGGCCTGCAGGCGGGCACCACAGCACGGACTTGATTTGCGGATAGTTGCTCAGGAAGTCGAACTGGAAAGCATTTGCACCGTTATAGACGAGCGTGACCTTGTCGAAGTTCTTGGCGACCAGGTCAATCATGTCGCGCTCAGTCTTGCTCAGCTGCAGGAAGTGCTCACCATCCTGGAAGTCATCATAATCCTTGGAGTTGTTCTTGTAGGTAATGGTTTCGGCCTTCATGTTGGTCGGCAGATCAGCACCTTCGCCACCGACGCGGGTGATCACCACAACAGCCTCATCGGAGAAGCTCTTGGCGTCAGAAATCAGCGAATCGGAATACTGGTCGGCCGGAACCTCAGGCAGGGTCCAATCCTGGGACCACATAGCAACAACCGGGCGGTCCGCACGGTAATCGGTGTACAGCTTGCTCAGATCGGCGTTGGTTTCAAGACCAGCTTCCTTCATGCCATCAAGCAGGGAAACGGTGTCGTACTGATCAGACATGGAGCCGGAGCCGGTGCCGCCATAAACCGGATTGGTGGAGCCCCAACCGAACACGTTGACCTTCTTGTTGATCAACGGCAGGTTGGAATCATCGTTCTTCAGCATGGTGATAGCTTCCGACTGCACTTCCTTGGCCAGCTCATTAGCCTTGGAAACAGTAGCGTCAGA from Bifidobacterium catenulatum PV20-2 encodes:
- a CDS encoding glycoside hydrolase family 3 N-terminal domain-containing protein; protein product: MLQINMADVMNVIGSLTPYLIAIGVLFVLALIITFAVNKKTVKEVATRKIIHSESWLVALVGIVVAVSMMLSGPLATLLNNATLTKYTLSDATVSKANELAKEVQSEAITMLKNDDSNLPLINKKVNVFGWGSTNPVYGGTGSGSMSDQYDTVSLLDGMKEAGLETNADLSKLYTDYRADRPVVAMWSQDWTLPEVPADQYSDSLISDAKSFSDEAVVVITRVGGEGADLPTNMKAETITYKNNSKDYDDFQDGEHFLQLSKTERDMIDLVAKNFDKVTLVYNGANAFQFDFLSNYPQIKSVLWCPPAGQTGFSALGDVLAGETNPSGKTSDTFVKNLTKTPVFNNTDGAAAASSSSVGADGAFVYDNVDDLAAKYTGFTGQENTVLPSFVNYVEGIYVGYKFYETAADEGLINYDDTVIYPFGYGLSYTSFEQKMGDVSYKDGKVTFDVTVTNTGDTAGKDVVEVYYNPPYTNGDIEKASKNLVAFEKTEKLEPGASETVKIEFDDDDMASYDNKGAKAWVLEKGDYTISIQSDSHHVIDSEKINVADTITYDSESNIHNDDQTVATNQFDYAAGDVTYLSRANHFANYAEATAAPTNFSMSDEVKAAFTNNGNYDPTKYDDDSDEMPTTGAKNDLRLADMYGKDYDDADWEKLLDQLTFDDMDNLIANGGYGTPAVSSVGKIQLTDADGPASLNNNFTGVGSIGFPASTAFACTWNKDLAKQFGEMIGDMAHDMHVAGWYAPAMNIHRGAFSGRTFEYFSEDSLLSGVMASNEIAGAKEKGVYSFMKHFALNDQETNRTNMVCTWADEQAIREIYLKPFEMSVKEGGAQAVMSSFNYIGYTYAGASNNLLNTVLRDEWGFKGFVLTDYFGGYGYQNADQEIRNGNDSMLATTKITNHITDKSATSVKAMRTAAHNILYTAANSWQYADGEPKVDTPIWKTAMYVAWGVTAVLVIALEALTIKRYMDHKKAKAEISA